The Longimicrobium sp. genome includes the window CGCGTCGGCGTACCTGCCCTGGCGGCGAAGGAAGGCCAGCGCCTCCACCCCGTCGGGGGCCACCGACAGGTTGTTGTGCACCTTGCCCTCCTTGAGCGCCTCGCGCGTCAGCCGCACGTCGCCCGGGTTGTCTTCCACCAGCAGCACCTCGATGGGCTGCGACCCTGTGCGCGCGCTCATTCCGCCTCGTCTCCCGCGGGAAGGGTGAAGAAGAAGGTGGAGCCCTGCCCCTCGGCGGATTCCACCCAGATCCGCCCGCCGTGCCGCTCCACGATCTTCTTGCAGATGGCCAGACCGATTCCCGTTCCGGCGTACTCGGCGCGGGTATGGAGGCGTTGGAAGATCACGAAGATGCGCTGCGCATACTCCGGCGCGATGCCGATGCCGTTGTCGCGCACCGAGATCACCCACTCGCCGTCCCTGCGCTCCGCCGAAACGTGCACGCGCGGAGGCTCGGCGCCGTGGAACTTCAGCCCGTTGCCCACCAGGTTCTGCAGCACCTGGCCCATCTGCACGGGGTCCGCCGCCACGGTGGGGAGCGGGCCGGCGGTCACTGTGGCCCCGCTTTCCTCGATGGCCGTCCGCAGCACATCCAGCGTGCGCCGGAACACCGCCTCCAGGTCTGCCCGCTCCACCGCCCCGCCGCCCTTGCCCACGCGCGAGTACGCCAGCAGGTCGCCGATCAGCGCCTGCATCCGCGTCACGCCGTCCACCGCGTAGCCGATGAACTCGTGGGCGTCGTCGTCCAGCTTGTCGCGGTAGCGGCGCGCCAGCAGCTGCGTGTAGCTGGCCACCATCCGCAGGGGCTCCTGGAGGTCGTGCGAGGCCACGTAGGCGAACTGCTCCAGGTCGGCGTTGGAGCGGGCCAGCTCCTGCGCCTGCCGCGCCAGCGCATCCTCGGCCCTCACGCGTTCCGTCACGTCGCGCAGCACGGCCGTGTACAGGCGCTTGCCGCCCACCTCCAGCTTGGATATCGAGGCGTCCGCAGGAAACACCTCGCCGCTCCACCGGCAGCCGGAAATCTGCCCGCGCTCGCCCATCCGCCGCGCAACGATGGGCGAGTCGCCGAACTCGCGCACGCGGGCCTCGTGGTCGGCGCGGTGCTGTTCCGGGATCAGCATCTCCACGCGTTCGCCCATCACCTGCTCGGCCGCGTAGCCGAAGGTCTGCTCGGCGCCCTGGTTGTAGAAGACGATGCGCTGGTCCTCGTCGATGGAGACGATCGCGTCGGACGAGATGGAGATGATCCCCGCGAACTTGGCCTCGGAGAGCCGCAGCGCCTCCTCTGCCCGGGCGCGCTCGATCACCCGGCCCACCTGCGTGCCCACGTTGGCCATCACGCCCATCAGCGCCGGGTCCGGCGCCAGGGGACAGTCGGCGAAGAACTCCAGCACGCCCGCCACCTCGCGCCCCACCAGCACGGGAAAGGCCACCGCGGAGTGGATTCCCTCGTCAGCCGCCACCGTGCGGACGAACTCCGGGTCGCGCCGCACGTCCTCGATCCATCCCGGCTCGCCGGTGCTCAGGACGCGGCCCGCCAGCCCCTGGCCAGCGGCGAAACGCGTCTGCCGCGTCACCTCGCGGAGCCGAGGGAAGCGCGACGGCGCGGCCAGGTGCCAGATGCCGGTGGGCGCCAATTCGCCCTCGGCCTCCACCAGGTACGCATGTCCCGCGGGCCAGCCGGTGTGCCGGCAGACGGCGTCCAGGCACGTCTGCAGGGCGCCTTCGACGCTCGTGGACTCGTTCGCCGCGACGGCCACCACCTGCAGCAGCCGGACGAGGCCGGGCTCTTCGGTGGACGCGTCGCGGATGGGGGACGGATCGGTCATGCGGGCTCTTCGATTCCCTGATGCGAGTTCGGCCAGAACTTAGGGCGCCACGGGCGGCGCGAACAGGATTCGTCTACCGGCCGCGACCCACGCAAGGCGCGGATGCGGAAACTTCCCCACACGCCATTCCTGCGGCTCCCGGCCACGCGCGGCGCTCGGCGC containing:
- a CDS encoding sensor histidine kinase, translating into MTDPSPIRDASTEEPGLVRLLQVVAVAANESTSVEGALQTCLDAVCRHTGWPAGHAYLVEAEGELAPTGIWHLAAPSRFPRLREVTRQTRFAAGQGLAGRVLSTGEPGWIEDVRRDPEFVRTVAADEGIHSAVAFPVLVGREVAGVLEFFADCPLAPDPALMGVMANVGTQVGRVIERARAEEALRLSEAKFAGIISISSDAIVSIDEDQRIVFYNQGAEQTFGYAAEQVMGERVEMLIPEQHRADHEARVREFGDSPIVARRMGERGQISGCRWSGEVFPADASISKLEVGGKRLYTAVLRDVTERVRAEDALARQAQELARSNADLEQFAYVASHDLQEPLRMVASYTQLLARRYRDKLDDDAHEFIGYAVDGVTRMQALIGDLLAYSRVGKGGGAVERADLEAVFRRTLDVLRTAIEESGATVTAGPLPTVAADPVQMGQVLQNLVGNGLKFHGAEPPRVHVSAERRDGEWVISVRDNGIGIAPEYAQRIFVIFQRLHTRAEYAGTGIGLAICKKIVERHGGRIWVESAEGQGSTFFFTLPAGDEAE